One Chaetodon trifascialis isolate fChaTrf1 chromosome 13, fChaTrf1.hap1, whole genome shotgun sequence DNA segment encodes these proteins:
- the LOC139340972 gene encoding uncharacterized protein gives MAAAGHPVSKLYPLGGAISLESALSGHSLFHTSKSSTHAVLPSQLSERLGYTCQEEPEEDVSEIYEEHSATPPTRQTNCSSVKVSREPGEQKWNPSEHCVHPHSSSRPHNLAETCTPARDHEMHAINDNPQAGSVVQSVKPASLPSHWSHKSETCGIASHGEDKIIQEAESHSTLACKQPMQLQQCNIITTICKGANSGEGGIQHRPSRCVCISSPKAAAKMEGVVKKGHLPPKCDKALCYGSYIHHGNFEDTFAAYCHPQPIPAPSQVQPHHIESSCDIQHAAAPPLVMNHLTLPRLMSSVSETGLDAKHLLQCCNLNCSWISTLPPAAGPQSPKNFGLEECCSCPVSHVTMTRDMGTMTTYKELRDVGVQTGQTITPHVFPKICLAEGSRSETSCSQTPNSDGGKKLGGAPKSPVKEVKWDAEGMTWEVYGASVDPEELGLAIQRHLELQIKETASHAAKLSHQNTISQQSGKTGCQRKRGRMMGSIQTPACCARTSTAVD, from the coding sequence ATGGCAGCGGCTGGGCATCCTGTGTCAAAGCTGTACCCACTTGGGGGAGCTATTTCCTTGGAATCTGCACTCTCTGGTCACTCACTCTTTCACACCTCCAAGAGCTCTACACATGCAGTATTACCCTCCCAACTGTCTGAAAGACTGGGTTACACTTGCCAggaggagccagaggaggatGTCAGTGAGATCTATGAAGAACATTCAGCAACTCCTCCTACAAGACAAACtaactgcagcagtgtgaagGTCAGCAGAGAACCTGGTGAACAAAAATGGAACCCATCTGAACACTGTGTGCACCCCCATTCTTCAAGCCGCCCTCATAATCTGGCTGAGACATGTACACCCGCACGTGACCACGAGATGCATGCAATCAATGACAATCCTCAGGCTGGCAGTGTAGTACAGAGTGTAAAGCCAGCCTCCCTGCCTAGTCACTGGAGTCACAAGAGTGAAACTTGTGGAATTGCTTCCCATGGAGAAGATAAGATTATCCAAGAGGCTGAGAGTCACTCCACATTAGCCTGCAAGCAGCCCATGCAGCTGCAACAGTGCAACATTATCACCACTATTTGCAAAGGGGCCAACAGTGGAGAGGGCGGCATACAGCACCGTCCGAGCAGGTGTGTCTGTATCTCATCTCCCAAGGCAGCAGCCAAAATGGAGGGTGTTGTCAAAAAGGGCCATCTTCCCCCTAAATGTGACAAGGCACTCTGCTATGGCTCTTATATCCATCATGGCAATTTTGAGGACACATTTGCTGCCTATTGCCATCCCCAGCCTATCCCAGCCCCCTCTCAGGTGCAGCCACATCACATAGAGTCCAGCTGTGACATCCAGCATGCTGCAGCACCTCCTTTAGTGATGAACCACCTCACCCTTCCTCGTCTCATGTCCTCTGTCAGTGAGACGGGCCTGGACGCTAAAcacctgctgcagtgctgcaacCTCAACTGCTCTTGGATCAGCAcactgcctcctgctgctgggcCACAATCGCCAAAAAACTTTGGTTTAGAGGAGTGCTGCAGCTGTCCTGTTAGCCATGTCACCATGACTCGGGACATGGGGACCATGACCACCTACAAAGAGCTAAGGGATGTTGGGGTGCAGACAGGACAGACCATCACACCTCATGTGTTTCCCAAGATCTGTCTGGCAGAGGGGAGCAGGAGTGAGACCTCCTGCAGCCAAACTCCAAATAGTGACGGAGGCAAGAAATTGGGTGGTGCTCCCAAGTCCCCAGTGAAGGAGGTGAAGTGGGATGCAGAAGGGATGACATGGGAGGTGTATGGGGCCTCCGTCGACCCTGAGGAGCTGGGCCTGGCCATCCAGAGACACCTGGAGCTGCAGATCAAGGAGACAGCAAGTCATGCAGCCAAGCTATCTCACCAGAACACCATCTCCCAGCAGAGTGGCAAGACTGGCTGTCAGAGAAAGAGGGGTAGGATGATGGGCTCCATCCAAACCCCAGCCTGTTGTGCTCGGACCTCTACAGCTGTCGACTGA